The Phyllopteryx taeniolatus isolate TA_2022b chromosome 14, UOR_Ptae_1.2, whole genome shotgun sequence genome has a window encoding:
- the LOC133489281 gene encoding solute carrier family 22 member 21-like, whose product MSSETCKDFDRAMVFLGDYGRFQIQIMVLLSLTAIPCGYMGVLAVFVADTPAHRCRTWLNSTLRDPHGVDSFHGTGPDSCYRYKVDTNRSEPGEPSNGTDRCVDGWLFSTERYTIVSEWELVCENAWKVPFSTSMFFVGVLFGSLVGGQLSDRFGRKRVLFFSIALQSVTTLIQATSVNWVMFCALNCLRGVGHVSTYISSLVLGSEMLCESARITYSLLGQCLAFSIGYALLPLFAYFIRGWRLLLVACAIPGLLFIPTWRVIPESPRWLLQRGRVKEADMVMRQAAKMNRIQASEIMFSPGEGSELLQKPSEDKQMYTFMDLISTANLRNITGLGVFIWLTIIMVFYGLSLNTSNLKGNIYLNCLISAATDTVANVSTWLLINRVPRPALLFFTLMFSGITLLVVKIVPGDMNTTFQVLVLVGKLGVSVAYSFTFVFFTELYPTVVRNTGLGILSTAGCIGTIVCPYVIYIGIYSKILPYIIFGSVSIIAAILSLLLPDTRNCKIPDLISETKPIQCYCTPKKCPCLQPSKQQAAKSDATAPSVDI is encoded by the exons ATGTCTTCTGAAACGTGTAAAGATTTCGACCGGGCAATGGTTTTCCTGGGAGACTACGGCCGCTTCCaaattcaaattatggttttgcTGAGTTTAACGGCAATTCCGTGCGGCTACATGGGAGTGCTGGCTGTGTTCGTCGCGGACACGCCGGCTCACCGCTGCAGGACCTGGCTCAACTCTACGCTTCGCGACCCTCACGGCGTGGATTCTTTCCACGGGACCGGACCCGACAGCTGTTATCGGTACAAGGTGGACACCAACCGGAGCGAGCCGGGCGAACCGAGCAACGGCACGGATCGATGCGTGGATGGATGGCTCTTCAGCACGGAGAGATACACCATCGTGTCTGAG TGGGAGCTGGTGTGTGAAAATGCATGGAAGGTTCCCTTCTCTACTTCTATGTTCTTTGTCGGAGTCCTGTTTGGATCCCTCGTCGGTGGTCAACTCTCAGACCG GTTTGGAAGAAAGCGAgtgctttttttctccattgCCTTACAGTCTGTCACCACCTTGATCCAGGCCACCTCTGTCAACTGGGTCATGTTCTGTGCTCTTAACTGCCTGAGAGGAGTGGGCCATGTGTCCACCTACATTTCATCACTGGTTCTGG GGTCTGAGATGCTGTGTGAGTCTGCCAGAATAACTTACTCTCTACTGGGCCAATGTCTTGCTTTTAGCATCGGGTATGCCCTGTTGCCACTCTTTGCCTACTTCATTCGAGGCTGGAGGCTATTGCTGGTTGCTTGCGCTATCCCAGGCCTCCTCTTCATTCCTACTTGGAG GGTTATTCCTGAGTCACCTCGCTGGCTTTTGCAGAGAGGCCGGGTGAAGGAGGCTGACATGGTTATGCGGCAAGCTGCCAAAATGAACAGAATCCAGGCATCTGAAATCATGTTTAGCCCTGGTGAGGGCTCGGAATTACTG CAAAAACCAAGTGAAGATAAGCAGATGTATACATTTATGGACCTGATAAGCACCGCTAACCTGAGGAACATTACAGGTCTTGGTGTTTTTATATG GTTGACAATCATCATGGTGTTTTATGGGCTGTCTCTCAATACGAGTAACCTGAAAGGCAACATTTACCTTAACTGCCTCATTTCAGCAGCCACTGATACAGTGGCAAATGTTTCCACTTGGCTCTTGATTAACAGAGTTCCACGGCCCGCACTGCTCTTCTTCACACTGATGTTCTCTGGAATAACACTCCTTGTCGTTAAGATTGTCCCGGGGG ACATGAATACCACATTTCAGGTTTTGGTTCTCGTAGGGAAGTTAGGTGTGTCTGTGGCTTACAGCTTTACCTTTGTGTTTTTCACCGAGCTGTACCCCACCGTGGTCAGGAACACAGGCTTGGGTATTTTGTCCACAGCAGGATGCATAGGCACCATCGTCTGTCCTTATGTCATCTACATAG GGATTTACAGCAAGATTCTCCCTTATATTATTTTTGGTTCAGTCAGCATCATAGCTGCTATTTTGAGTTTGTTGCTTCCAGACACAAGAAACTGCAAAATTCCTGATCTTATCAGTGAAACCAAACCTATTCAATG CTATTGCACGCCAAAGAAATGCCCTTGCCTGCAACCCTCCAAGCAACAGGCCGCTAAGAGTGATGCAACAGCGCCCTCTGTTGACATTTAA